In a single window of the Synechococcus sp. HK05 genome:
- the typA gene encoding translational GTPase TypA, producing MSGEHPGTPIRNIAIIAHVDHGKTTLVDALLAQSGIFRDNEAVPTCVMDSNDLERERGITILSKNTAVDYEGIRINIVDTPGHADFGGEVERVLGMVDGCLLIVDANEGPMPQTRFVLKKALEKGLRPIVFVNKIDRARVDPEQAVDKVLDLFLELGADDDQCDFPYLFGSGMGGYAKPDMKTESENMRPLFDAILRHVPPPVGDPEKPLQLQVTTLDYSDFLGRIMIGRIHNGTIKAGQPVALLRDDGSVKRGRISKLLGFQGLQRVEIEQARAGDLVAVAGFDEVNIGETIACPDEPKALPLIKVDEPTLQMTFVVNDSPFAGKEGKFVTSRQVRDRLNKELLTNVALRVEDTDSPDRWAVSGRGELHLGILIETMRREGYEFQVSQPQVIFRTIDGTPSEPFETLVLDVPEEAVGACIEKLGIRKAEMQNMENTNDGRTQLEFVVPSRGLIGFRGEFIRATRGEGIMSHSFLDYRPMQGEFETRRNGVLIAFEEGTATFYALKNAEDRGQFFISPGTKVYKGMLVGENNRPQDLEINVCKTKQLTNMRSAGAEELDTLQAPMQMTLERALEYIGPDEMLEVTPESIRLRKLPVKKPARR from the coding sequence ATGAGCGGCGAGCATCCGGGAACACCGATCCGCAATATCGCAATCATTGCCCACGTTGACCACGGCAAAACCACCCTGGTGGATGCGCTGCTGGCTCAATCCGGCATCTTCCGCGACAACGAGGCCGTCCCCACCTGCGTGATGGACTCCAACGATCTGGAGCGCGAGCGCGGCATCACCATCCTCTCCAAGAACACCGCGGTGGACTACGAGGGGATCCGGATCAACATCGTGGATACCCCTGGTCACGCCGACTTCGGCGGCGAGGTGGAGCGGGTGCTCGGCATGGTGGATGGCTGTCTGCTGATCGTGGACGCCAACGAGGGCCCGATGCCCCAGACCCGCTTCGTGCTGAAGAAGGCCCTGGAGAAGGGCCTGCGCCCGATCGTGTTTGTGAACAAGATCGACCGCGCCCGCGTGGATCCTGAGCAGGCCGTCGACAAGGTGCTCGACCTGTTCCTGGAGCTCGGTGCTGACGACGATCAGTGCGACTTCCCGTATCTGTTCGGCAGTGGCATGGGCGGCTACGCCAAGCCGGACATGAAGACGGAGAGCGAGAACATGCGTCCTCTGTTCGATGCGATCCTGCGCCACGTTCCGCCGCCGGTGGGCGACCCCGAGAAGCCCCTGCAGCTGCAGGTGACCACCCTCGACTACAGCGATTTCCTCGGCCGGATCATGATCGGCCGCATCCACAACGGCACGATCAAGGCTGGTCAGCCCGTGGCGCTGCTGCGCGACGACGGCAGCGTGAAGCGTGGCCGCATCAGCAAGCTGCTGGGCTTCCAGGGTCTGCAGCGGGTGGAGATCGAACAGGCCCGCGCCGGTGATCTGGTGGCCGTGGCTGGTTTCGATGAGGTGAACATCGGCGAAACCATCGCCTGCCCGGATGAGCCCAAGGCACTGCCGCTGATCAAGGTGGACGAACCCACCCTGCAGATGACCTTTGTGGTCAACGACTCGCCCTTCGCCGGTAAGGAAGGCAAGTTCGTGACCAGCCGTCAGGTGCGCGATCGCCTCAACAAAGAGCTGCTCACCAACGTGGCACTGCGCGTTGAAGACACCGACTCCCCCGACCGTTGGGCCGTGAGCGGCCGCGGTGAGCTGCACCTGGGCATCCTGATCGAAACCATGCGCCGCGAGGGCTATGAGTTTCAGGTAAGCCAGCCTCAGGTGATCTTCCGCACCATCGATGGCACCCCTTCGGAGCCGTTCGAAACCCTGGTGCTGGATGTTCCCGAAGAGGCCGTGGGCGCCTGCATCGAAAAGCTCGGCATCCGCAAGGCCGAGATGCAGAACATGGAAAACACCAACGACGGCCGCACCCAGCTGGAGTTTGTGGTGCCCTCCCGCGGCCTGATCGGTTTCCGCGGCGAGTTCATCCGCGCCACCCGCGGTGAAGGGATCATGAGCCACTCCTTCCTCGATTACCGCCCGATGCAGGGTGAATTCGAGACCCGCCGCAACGGTGTGCTGATCGCCTTTGAAGAAGGCACCGCCACCTTCTATGCCCTGAAGAACGCGGAAGATCGCGGCCAGTTCTTCATCAGCCCCGGCACCAAGGTGTACAAGGGCATGCTCGTGGGCGAAAACAACCGCCCGCAGGATCTCGAGATCAACGTCTGCAAAACCAAGCAGCTCACCAACATGCGCTCCGCTGGGGCTGAGGAACTCGACACCCTGCAGGCCCCGATGCAGATGACCCTGGAGCGCGCTCTGGAGTACATCGGTCCCGACGAGATGCTGGAGGTCACCCCTGAGTCGATTCGCCTGCGCAAGCTGCCGGTGAAGAAGCCGGCGCGTCGTTGA
- a CDS encoding DUF309 domain-containing protein — protein MSESLSEEASLMVDPRFGEAVRLFNAGEWYACHDGFEELWHETQGPCRKVLQGILQIAVAHLHLERGNRRGATVLLGEGLGRLQSAGPEAFGLNLELLRQQARARLHALQQDQDPAPLPLPRLDANCANA, from the coding sequence TTGAGCGAGTCCCTCTCAGAGGAAGCCAGCCTGATGGTCGATCCCCGCTTCGGGGAGGCCGTCAGGCTTTTTAATGCCGGCGAGTGGTACGCCTGCCACGACGGTTTCGAGGAGCTTTGGCATGAAACCCAGGGCCCGTGCCGCAAGGTGTTGCAAGGAATCCTTCAGATCGCCGTGGCGCACCTGCACCTGGAGCGCGGCAATCGGCGCGGAGCCACGGTGCTCCTCGGGGAAGGGCTCGGCCGCCTGCAGAGCGCAGGGCCCGAGGCGTTCGGACTGAATCTTGAGCTGTTGCGCCAGCAGGCACGGGCCCGTCTCCATGCGCTGCAACAGGACCAAGACCCCGCTCCCCTGCCATTGCCACGGCTTGATGCCAATTGCGCAAACGCCTGA
- the lptB gene encoding LPS export ABC transporter ATP-binding protein: MSLVLDHVALTIGGRPLVKQVSLNLNPGEVVGLLGPNGAGKTTTFSLVTGLLRPDSGTVVMDGDSVADLSMPERARLGIGYLPQEASVFRNLSVRDNLQLALQESAVPRSQRSLRVEQLVDDFHLRPFVERKGFQLSGGERRRCEVARALAVGEHGPRYLLLDEPFAGVDPLAVADLQNLIARLRDRGMGILITDHNVRETLAITDRAYILTEGSILASGPSREMANDPLVRRHYLGEDFKL, translated from the coding sequence ATGAGCTTGGTGTTGGATCACGTCGCCCTCACGATTGGAGGGCGGCCCCTGGTGAAGCAGGTGAGCCTCAACCTCAATCCCGGCGAAGTGGTGGGACTCCTGGGGCCCAACGGCGCGGGTAAAACCACCACCTTCAGCTTGGTGACCGGTCTGCTCCGACCCGATTCAGGGACCGTGGTGATGGATGGAGATTCGGTGGCGGACTTGTCGATGCCCGAGCGGGCCCGGCTGGGGATCGGCTATTTGCCCCAGGAGGCCAGCGTGTTCCGCAACCTCAGCGTGCGCGACAACCTGCAACTGGCGCTCCAGGAGAGCGCCGTACCCCGCAGCCAGCGCAGCCTGCGGGTGGAGCAGCTGGTGGATGATTTTCATCTGCGCCCGTTCGTGGAGCGCAAAGGCTTCCAGCTCTCCGGCGGAGAGCGCCGGCGCTGTGAAGTAGCCCGCGCCCTTGCCGTGGGCGAGCACGGCCCCCGTTATCTGCTGCTCGATGAGCCGTTCGCTGGGGTGGATCCCCTGGCGGTGGCCGATCTGCAAAACCTGATCGCCCGGCTGCGCGATCGCGGCATGGGGATCCTGATCACCGATCACAACGTGCGCGAAACCCTCGCCATCACCGATCGGGCCTACATCCTCACCGAGGGCAGCATCTTGGCCAGCGGGCCCTCGCGCGAAATGGCCAACGACCCCCTGGTGCGGCGCCACTATCTCGGGGAGGACTTCAAACTGTGA
- a CDS encoding LptF/LptG family permease, protein MDRWLSSELLGPLLFGIAAFTAVSLSVGVVFELVRKVAEAGLPPLVAMQVLGLRLPGFLVLSFPMATLMATLLAFSRLSSSSELTALRSIGVPTWRMVVPALAVAALMTVLTFVFNDVIVPSANLAAADTLDSALGRSIAAERGDNVVYSRYAQITTIDEDGKERSSNDLAQLFYSRRFREGKMYEVTLVDFTKAGHQQLLIAKTGVWNDARSMWEFRDGRIVDIDSANNRTTSADFDRYFYPFTKAPLDVGKLPSDAAQMTVAQAWRAEALLEQAGDRKEARRLRVRIQEKFAFPAICLVFGLIGSSLGVRPNARTSRSQGFGISVLLIFGYYLMSFIFSSLGIKGTLMPFFAAWMPVFIGLGGGLVLLKQASR, encoded by the coding sequence ATGGATCGCTGGCTGTCTTCGGAATTGCTCGGGCCGCTGCTGTTCGGGATCGCCGCGTTCACCGCGGTGTCGCTCTCGGTGGGGGTGGTGTTCGAGCTGGTGCGCAAGGTGGCCGAAGCCGGCCTGCCGCCGCTGGTGGCGATGCAGGTGTTGGGGCTGCGGTTGCCGGGCTTCCTGGTGCTCTCTTTCCCGATGGCCACGCTGATGGCCACTTTGCTCGCCTTCAGCCGCCTGTCGAGCTCCAGCGAGCTCACGGCGCTGCGCAGCATCGGCGTGCCCACCTGGCGGATGGTGGTTCCGGCCCTGGCCGTGGCCGCCCTGATGACCGTGCTCACATTTGTGTTCAACGATGTGATCGTGCCGAGCGCCAACCTGGCCGCCGCTGACACGCTCGATTCAGCCCTGGGCCGCTCGATCGCTGCCGAACGGGGCGACAACGTGGTGTATTCCCGCTACGCCCAGATCACCACCATCGACGAGGACGGCAAAGAGCGCAGCAGCAACGATCTGGCGCAGCTCTTCTATTCGCGTCGCTTCCGGGAGGGAAAGATGTACGAGGTGACCCTGGTGGATTTCACCAAGGCTGGTCACCAGCAGCTGCTCATCGCCAAAACCGGCGTCTGGAACGATGCCCGCAGCATGTGGGAGTTCCGCGATGGGCGCATCGTGGATATCGACAGCGCCAACAACCGCACCACCTCGGCGGATTTCGATCGCTACTTCTACCCCTTCACCAAAGCGCCCCTGGATGTGGGCAAATTGCCCAGTGATGCCGCCCAGATGACCGTGGCCCAAGCCTGGCGGGCGGAGGCGCTGCTCGAGCAGGCTGGCGATCGCAAGGAAGCGCGGCGTCTGCGGGTGCGCATCCAGGAGAAGTTCGCCTTCCCGGCGATTTGTCTGGTGTTTGGCTTGATCGGCAGCAGCCTTGGGGTGCGTCCCAATGCCCGCACCAGCCGCAGCCAGGGCTTTGGCATCAGCGTGCTGCTGATTTTTGGGTACTACCTGATGTCGTTCATTTTCAGCTCGCTGGGGATCAAAGGCACCTTGATGCCCTTCTTTGCCGCGTGGATGCCGGTGTTCATCGGCCTGGGCGGTGGCTTGGTGCTGTTGAAACAAGCCAGTCGCTGA
- the ccsB gene encoding c-type cytochrome biogenesis protein CcsB encodes MTDPVLALGLGAFALLLLALPLAFWSVSGGGQGSQAVRWMVAAANLALTAQLVLRWWQSGHFPISNLYESLCFLAWACTLTQLLVERSYPSPIVAAAATPMGLGCVAFASFALPDQLQQAAPLVPALRSSWLVMHVSVIMVSYAALLVGSLLSLAVLFTDRGQQLELRSSSIGSGAFRQASLAAEGPAASGLELSSASLSLSEQLDSLSYRTITVGFLLLSIGIVSGAVWANEAWGSWWSWDPKETWALICWLVYAAYLHTRLSRGWQGRRPAMVAVAGLVVICVCYIGVNLLGIGLHSYGWFLSA; translated from the coding sequence GTGACCGATCCGGTTCTGGCCCTGGGCCTTGGCGCCTTTGCCTTGCTGTTGCTGGCGCTTCCTCTGGCCTTCTGGAGTGTGAGTGGAGGCGGCCAGGGCAGCCAGGCCGTGCGTTGGATGGTGGCGGCGGCCAACCTGGCCCTCACCGCCCAGCTCGTGCTGCGCTGGTGGCAGTCGGGGCATTTCCCGATCAGCAACCTCTACGAATCGCTCTGCTTCCTGGCCTGGGCCTGCACCCTCACGCAACTGTTGGTGGAGCGCAGCTACCCCTCGCCGATCGTGGCGGCTGCTGCCACCCCGATGGGCCTGGGTTGCGTGGCCTTCGCCAGCTTTGCCCTGCCGGATCAGCTGCAGCAGGCCGCGCCCTTGGTGCCCGCGCTGCGCTCCAGCTGGTTGGTGATGCATGTGAGCGTGATCATGGTGAGCTATGCGGCGTTGCTGGTGGGCTCTCTGCTCTCGCTGGCGGTGCTGTTCACCGACCGCGGTCAACAGCTCGAGCTGCGCAGCAGTTCCATCGGCAGCGGCGCCTTCCGCCAGGCCAGCCTTGCCGCTGAGGGTCCCGCGGCCTCCGGCCTGGAGCTCAGCAGTGCCAGCCTCTCGCTCAGCGAGCAGCTCGACAGCCTCAGCTACCGCACCATCACGGTGGGCTTCCTGCTGCTGTCGATCGGCATTGTGAGCGGTGCGGTGTGGGCCAATGAAGCCTGGGGGAGCTGGTGGAGCTGGGACCCCAAGGAAACCTGGGCACTCATCTGCTGGTTGGTGTATGCCGCCTATTTGCACACCCGTCTCAGCCGCGGCTGGCAGGGCCGCCGGCCGGCAATGGTGGCGGTGGCGGGTTTGGTGGTGATCTGCGTTTGCTACATCGGCGTGAACCTGCTGGGCATCGGTCTGCACAGCTATGGCTGGTTCCTGAGCGCCTGA
- the rpe gene encoding ribulose-phosphate 3-epimerase yields MSTKPLVISPSILSADFSRLGDDVRAVDQAGADWIHVDVMDGRFVPNITIGPLIVEALRPVTQKPLDVHLMIVEPERYVADFAKAGADIISVQVEACTHLHRNLAQIKDLGKMAGAVLNPGTPIDTLEYCLELCDLVLVMSVNPGFGGQSFIENQVQKIRDLRRMCDERGLDPWIEVDGGIKAENAWKVIEAGANAIVSGSGVFNQPSYAEAITGIRNSKRPVAVAA; encoded by the coding sequence ATGAGCACCAAACCCCTGGTGATCTCGCCGTCGATTCTTTCGGCCGACTTCTCCCGCCTCGGCGACGATGTGCGCGCTGTGGACCAGGCCGGTGCCGACTGGATTCACGTGGATGTGATGGATGGCCGCTTCGTGCCCAACATCACCATCGGTCCCCTGATCGTGGAAGCCCTGCGTCCGGTGACCCAGAAGCCCCTCGACGTTCACCTGATGATCGTGGAGCCCGAGAGATACGTGGCCGACTTCGCCAAGGCCGGCGCCGACATCATTTCGGTGCAGGTGGAAGCCTGCACGCACCTGCACCGCAACCTGGCTCAGATCAAAGATCTGGGCAAGATGGCCGGCGCTGTGCTCAACCCCGGTACCCCGATCGACACTCTCGAGTACTGCCTCGAGCTGTGCGACCTAGTGCTGGTGATGAGCGTGAACCCCGGATTCGGCGGCCAGAGCTTCATCGAGAACCAGGTGCAGAAGATCCGCGACCTGCGCCGCATGTGCGATGAGCGTGGCCTCGATCCCTGGATCGAAGTGGACGGCGGCATCAAGGCCGAGAACGCCTGGAAAGTGATCGAAGCCGGCGCCAACGCCATCGTGAGTGGCTCCGGCGTGTTCAACCAGCCCAGCTACGCCGAGGCCATCACCGGCATCCGCAACAGCAAGCGCCCCGTGGCCGTTGCTGCCTGA
- the glpX gene encoding class II fructose-bisphosphatase — protein MDRTLIQEILEVVEQAGIASAKLTGMGLKNEADAAAVEAMRERMYKIQMQGRIVIGEGERDEAPMLYIGEEVGSGTGPGVDFAVDPCEGTNLCANSQRGSMAVLAASDRGGLFNAPDFYMKKLAAPPAAKGKVDIRKSATENIKILSECLGLPAEELVIVVMDRARHKDLIKEIRSTGARVQPISDGDVQAAIACGFAGTGTHCLMGIGAAPEGVISAAALRALGGHFQGQLVYDPAVAQTSEWEGLTKEGNLARLAEMGISDPDRIYEAEELACGENVVFAATGITDGLLFDGVKFEKDCTRTSSLVISTLDNTARFTTTVHIKDGAQSIALR, from the coding sequence GTGGATCGCACCCTGATTCAAGAAATTCTCGAGGTTGTTGAGCAGGCAGGCATCGCTTCCGCCAAGCTCACCGGCATGGGCCTCAAGAACGAGGCTGACGCTGCCGCCGTGGAAGCCATGCGCGAGCGGATGTACAAGATCCAGATGCAGGGCCGCATCGTGATCGGCGAGGGCGAGCGCGACGAAGCGCCCATGCTCTACATCGGTGAAGAGGTGGGCAGCGGCACCGGCCCCGGCGTGGATTTCGCCGTGGACCCCTGCGAAGGCACCAACCTGTGCGCCAACAGCCAGCGCGGTTCGATGGCCGTGCTCGCTGCCTCCGACCGCGGCGGTCTGTTCAATGCGCCCGACTTCTACATGAAGAAGCTGGCTGCTCCCCCGGCCGCCAAGGGCAAGGTGGACATCCGCAAGTCGGCCACCGAGAACATCAAGATCCTCAGCGAGTGCCTCGGTCTTCCCGCTGAAGAGCTGGTGATCGTGGTGATGGACCGCGCTCGCCACAAGGATCTGATCAAGGAGATCCGCTCCACCGGCGCCCGCGTGCAGCCCATCTCCGATGGCGACGTGCAGGCCGCCATCGCCTGTGGTTTCGCCGGCACCGGCACCCACTGCCTGATGGGCATCGGCGCTGCACCCGAGGGTGTGATCTCCGCCGCCGCTCTGCGCGCCCTGGGTGGTCACTTCCAAGGTCAGCTGGTGTATGACCCCGCCGTGGCGCAGACCTCCGAGTGGGAAGGCCTCACCAAGGAAGGCAACCTGGCTCGTCTGGCTGAGATGGGCATCAGCGATCCCGACCGCATCTACGAAGCTGAAGAGCTGGCCTGCGGTGAGAACGTGGTGTTCGCCGCCACCGGCATCACCGATGGTCTGCTGTTCGACGGCGTGAAGTTCGAAAAGGACTGCACCCGCACCAGCTCCCTGGTGATCAGCACCCTCGACAACACCGCCCGCTTCACCACCACCGTGCACATCAAGGACGGCGCCCAGAGCATCGCTCTGCGCTGA
- a CDS encoding glutamyl-tRNA reductase, translating into MHIAVVGLSHRTAPVEIRERLSIAEQAIEDSLQRLRSSEDVLEASILSTCNRLEIYTLLRHPEQGVSAVGSFLSDHSGLELDELTPHLFTYHHEEAVAHLMRVAAGLDSLVLGEGQILSQVKKMYRLGQEHRSIGPILNRLLNQAVSTGKRVRSETNLGTGAVSISSAAVELAQLKVGQARGVDDLVPLDQEQIAVVGAGRMARLLLQHLQAKGAKGVVLLNRTVQRAEAMAADFPGLPVQCRPLGDLDHCLSTCSLVFTSTGADDPIITVERLEKLNRRSSLMLVDIGVPRNIAAGVGELSGVDSFDVDDLQEVVARNQEARREIAAEAEGMLRQEGRDFLDWWDGLEAVPVANRLRTQLEQIREQELQKALSRMGPDLSARERKVVEALTKGIINKILHTPVTNLRAPQPRQQRHQAMKVLQDLFELHDSQD; encoded by the coding sequence ATGCACATCGCCGTCGTCGGCCTCAGTCACCGCACGGCCCCGGTGGAGATCCGGGAACGGCTCAGCATTGCCGAGCAGGCGATCGAGGATTCGCTGCAGCGCTTGCGCTCCAGCGAGGACGTGCTGGAGGCCTCCATCCTCAGCACCTGCAACCGGCTGGAGATCTACACGCTGTTGCGCCATCCAGAACAGGGCGTGTCGGCGGTTGGCAGCTTCCTGAGTGATCACTCCGGTTTGGAGCTCGATGAGCTCACACCCCACCTGTTCACCTACCACCACGAAGAAGCCGTCGCGCATTTGATGCGGGTGGCCGCTGGATTGGATTCGCTGGTGCTGGGCGAGGGCCAGATCCTCTCCCAGGTGAAGAAGATGTATCGCCTGGGCCAGGAGCACCGCTCCATCGGTCCGATCCTCAACCGCCTGCTCAACCAGGCCGTGAGCACCGGCAAGCGGGTGCGCAGTGAAACCAACCTGGGCACTGGCGCAGTGTCGATCAGCTCAGCGGCGGTGGAACTGGCCCAGCTCAAGGTGGGTCAGGCCCGGGGCGTGGATGATCTGGTGCCCCTCGATCAAGAGCAGATTGCCGTGGTGGGTGCCGGTCGCATGGCGCGCCTCCTGCTGCAACACCTGCAGGCGAAGGGCGCCAAGGGTGTGGTGCTGCTCAACCGCACCGTGCAGCGCGCTGAAGCGATGGCCGCTGATTTCCCCGGCCTGCCCGTGCAGTGCCGTCCCCTCGGCGATCTCGACCATTGCCTGAGCACCTGCTCGCTGGTGTTCACCAGCACCGGGGCCGATGATCCGATCATCACGGTGGAGCGCCTCGAGAAGCTCAACCGCCGCTCCTCGCTGATGTTGGTCGACATCGGCGTGCCCCGCAACATCGCTGCCGGGGTTGGAGAGCTGAGCGGCGTCGACTCCTTCGACGTGGACGACCTGCAAGAGGTGGTGGCCCGCAACCAGGAAGCGCGGCGCGAGATTGCCGCTGAAGCCGAAGGGATGTTGCGGCAGGAAGGGCGTGATTTCCTCGATTGGTGGGATGGCCTTGAGGCTGTGCCGGTGGCCAACCGCCTGCGCACGCAGCTCGAGCAGATCCGTGAGCAGGAGCTGCAGAAAGCCCTGAGCCGCATGGGGCCCGACCTCTCCGCCCGCGAGCGCAAGGTGGTGGAAGCGCTCACCAAGGGCATCATCAACAAGATCCTGCACACCCCAGTGACCAACCTGCGCGCACCCCAACCGCGCCAGCAACGCCACCAGGCGATGAAGGTGCTTCAAGACCTGTTCGAGCTGCACGACAGCCAGGATTGA
- a CDS encoding glucose-1-phosphate adenylyltransferase yields MKRVLAIILGGGAGTRLYPLTKMRAKPAVPLAGKYRLIDIPISNCINSGINKMYVLTQFNSASLNRHLTQSYNLSSGFGQGFVEVLAAQQTPESPSWFEGTADAVRKYQWLFQEWDVDHYLILSGDQLYRMDYSTFVDHHIATGADVSIGALPVDAAQAEAFGLMHTNEHGRIQEFREKPKGDALKEMWVDTSKLGLSAEEALKRPYLASMGIYVFSRETLFDLLAKNPTATDFGKEIIPEALNRGDNLQSFLFDDYWEDIGTIGAFYEANLALTDQPNPAFSFYDEQFPIYTRPRYLPPSKMLDAQVTQSIIGEGSMLKACSIHHCVLGVRTRVEDEAVLQDTLVMGSDFFESSEDRAVLRERGGIPLGVGRGTTVKRAILDKNVRIGRDVTIVNKDRVEEADRPELGFYIRNGIVVVVKNATIADGTVI; encoded by the coding sequence ATGAAGCGCGTTCTGGCGATCATTCTCGGCGGCGGAGCCGGCACGCGCCTCTACCCGCTCACCAAGATGCGCGCCAAGCCCGCCGTGCCTCTGGCGGGTAAATACCGACTGATTGATATTCCGATCAGCAACTGCATCAACTCCGGCATCAACAAGATGTACGTGTTGACGCAGTTCAACAGCGCTTCGCTCAACCGCCACCTCACCCAGAGCTACAACCTCTCCTCTGGCTTCGGTCAGGGTTTTGTGGAGGTGCTCGCTGCGCAGCAAACCCCGGAAAGCCCCAGCTGGTTCGAAGGTACAGCTGATGCTGTGCGCAAATACCAGTGGTTGTTCCAGGAGTGGGATGTGGACCACTACCTGATCCTCTCCGGCGACCAGCTCTACCGGATGGACTACAGCACCTTTGTGGACCACCACATCGCCACCGGTGCCGACGTGAGCATCGGCGCCCTGCCGGTGGATGCCGCCCAGGCCGAGGCGTTCGGCTTGATGCACACCAATGAGCACGGCCGCATCCAGGAGTTCCGCGAGAAGCCCAAAGGCGATGCTCTGAAGGAGATGTGGGTGGATACCTCCAAGCTCGGCCTCTCCGCGGAGGAGGCGCTGAAGCGGCCCTACCTGGCCTCGATGGGCATCTATGTGTTCAGCCGCGAGACGCTGTTCGATCTGCTGGCCAAGAACCCCACCGCCACCGATTTCGGCAAGGAGATCATTCCTGAGGCCCTCAACCGCGGCGACAACCTGCAGAGCTTCCTCTTCGACGACTACTGGGAAGACATCGGCACCATCGGCGCCTTCTACGAAGCCAACCTGGCGCTGACCGATCAGCCGAACCCGGCCTTCTCCTTCTACGACGAGCAGTTCCCGATTTACACCCGGCCTCGTTACCTGCCCCCCAGCAAGATGCTCGACGCGCAGGTGACCCAATCGATCATCGGCGAGGGCTCGATGCTCAAGGCCTGCAGCATTCACCACTGCGTGCTCGGCGTGCGCACCCGCGTGGAAGACGAGGCCGTGCTGCAGGACACCCTGGTGATGGGCAGCGACTTCTTTGAGTCGAGCGAGGACCGCGCCGTGTTGCGCGAGCGGGGCGGTATTCCCCTGGGTGTGGGCCGGGGCACCACGGTGAAGCGCGCCATCCTCGACAAGAACGTGCGGATCGGCCGCGACGTGACGATCGTGAACAAGGACCGGGTGGAGGAAGCCGATCGGCCTGAGCTCGGCTTCTACATCCGCAACGGCATCGTGGTGGTGGTGAAGAACGCCACCATCGCCGACGGCACGGTGATCTGA
- the gndA gene encoding NADP-dependent phosphogluconate dehydrogenase has product MDKAHFGLIGLGVMGENLVLNAERNGFSSVVYNRTYAKTEEFLKGRGAGKQIIGATSLEDFVGKLQRPRRILMMIKAGDPIDAMIQQISPLLEEGDLLIDGGNSLYTDTERRVSELESKSFGYIGMGVSGGAKGALEGPSMMPGGTKAAYDAIESLVRKMAAQVEDGPCVTYIGPGGAGHFVKTVHNGIEYGIEQILAEAYDLMKRSAGMNGEAMADVLKQWNATEELSSFLVEITEICLRTKDPADGADLVEKIVDAAGQKGTGLWTVVSALEMGVSVPTIYAALNARVVSSMRAERLAAESLLPPPASRAMDLGSPADAMAPLMDACVLACIASYAQGMALLQEASKLHNYNLDMSAIGQIWKGGCIIRARLLQRIQNAYTAKADLPNLMVDPWFADQIKRRIGGLRQVVAGAAAAGIPVPCLSSSLDYIDSYFTGRLPQNLVQAMRDCFGSHTYERVDQPGTFHTEWM; this is encoded by the coding sequence ATGGACAAGGCCCATTTCGGCCTGATCGGCCTGGGTGTGATGGGAGAAAACCTGGTGCTCAATGCCGAGCGCAATGGTTTCTCGAGCGTCGTGTACAACCGCACCTACGCCAAAACCGAGGAGTTCCTCAAAGGCCGCGGGGCCGGTAAGCAGATCATTGGCGCCACCTCCCTCGAGGATTTCGTGGGCAAGCTGCAGCGCCCGCGCCGCATCCTGATGATGATCAAGGCGGGCGATCCGATCGACGCCATGATTCAGCAGATCTCTCCGCTGCTGGAGGAAGGCGATCTGCTGATTGACGGCGGCAACTCGCTCTATACCGACACCGAGCGCCGTGTGTCTGAACTCGAGAGCAAGAGCTTCGGCTACATCGGCATGGGCGTCTCCGGCGGCGCCAAGGGTGCCCTGGAGGGCCCGAGCATGATGCCGGGTGGCACCAAGGCCGCCTACGACGCGATCGAGAGCCTCGTGCGCAAGATGGCGGCCCAGGTCGAGGACGGCCCCTGCGTCACCTACATCGGTCCTGGTGGTGCCGGCCATTTCGTGAAGACCGTGCACAACGGCATTGAATACGGCATCGAGCAGATCCTGGCCGAGGCCTACGACCTGATGAAGCGCAGCGCCGGCATGAACGGCGAGGCGATGGCCGATGTGCTGAAGCAGTGGAACGCCACCGAGGAGTTGTCGTCGTTCCTGGTGGAGATCACGGAGATCTGCCTGCGCACCAAAGATCCCGCTGATGGCGCTGATCTGGTGGAGAAGATCGTGGATGCCGCCGGCCAGAAGGGCACCGGCCTGTGGACCGTGGTCAGCGCCCTGGAGATGGGCGTCTCGGTGCCCACCATTTACGCGGCCCTCAATGCCCGGGTGGTGAGCTCGATGCGGGCCGAACGGCTGGCCGCTGAATCGCTGCTGCCCCCGCCGGCCTCCCGGGCCATGGATCTCGGCAGCCCCGCCGATGCGATGGCACCGCTGATGGATGCCTGCGTGCTCGCCTGCATCGCCAGCTATGCCCAGGGCATGGCCCTGCTGCAGGAGGCGTCGAAGCTGCACAACTACAACCTCGACATGTCGGCCATCGGCCAGATCTGGAAGGGTGGCTGCATCATCCGCGCCCGCCTGCTCCAGCGCATCCAGAACGCCTACACCGCCAAGGCTGATCTGCCCAACCTGATGGTGGATCCCTGGTTTGCCGATCAGATCAAGCGCCGGATCGGCGGCCTGCGCCAGGTGGTGGCCGGTGCCGCTGCCGCTGGCATCCCCGTGCCTTGCTTGAGCAGCTCGCTCGATTACATCGACAGCTACTTCACTGGCCGTTTGCCCCAGAACCTGGTGCAGGCCATGCGCGACTGCTTCGGCTCCCACACCTACGAGCGCGTTGACCAGCCCGGCACCTTCCACACCGAGTGGATGTGA